From a single Cryptococcus neoformans var. neoformans B-3501A chromosome 3, whole genome shotgun sequence genomic region:
- a CDS encoding hypothetical protein (Match to ESTs gb|CF189046.1|CF189046, gb|CF183036.1|CF183036, gb|CF194151.1|CF194151; HMMPfam hit to W2, eIF4-gamma/eIF5/eIF2-epsilon, score: 95.7, E(): 1.1e-25; HMMPfam hit to eIF-5_eIF-2B, Domain found in IF2B/IF5, score: 236.1, E(): 6.3e-68): protein MATVNIRRDVDDKFYRYKMPLLQIKIEGRGNGIKTVVPNMEDIARALNRPPTYPTKFFGFELGAQTSMANDRYIVNGAHTADRLRELLDVFIEKFVLCPSCKNPETEIVITGRSGHEDMHRDCKACGRQNPIDMRHKLSVFIIKNPPKKKDKGGKKGKKSGGMTAEANLGGPMVFEKTEDGSGEDDSSPDAGIAGVPTTGTEIDAVLGRGDPILGDPDAAEAASKKLAKLDVNGGGDEEEDEDADSPYAALGSWLENNKEADDASIIAQIKDLGIAGKHKVLVEIGQHLFSDDICDEIAGRTALLQALVTSEKHQKSLLGGIERLIGLSPSLESLIAAGTTSKILMVLYQADIIEEDVVQQWGTHVSKKYVDKDKSKKVRKNAEAFLKWLEEAEDESDSDEE, encoded by the exons ATGGCCACCGTTAATATCCGACGAGATGTGGACGACAAGTTCTAC CGTTACAAAATGCCCCTCCTCCAGATCAAGATTGAAGGTCGAGGCAACGGTATCAAGACTGTTGTGCCCAATATGGAAGACATTGCGCGAGCCTTGAACAGGCCGCCTACCTACCCGACCAAATTCTTTGGTTTTGAACTTGGTGCCCAAACATCCATGGCCAACGACAGGTATATCGTTAACGGTGCTCATACCGCTGACCGTTTGCGAGAGCTCCTTGACGTTTTCATTGAGAAATTTGTTCTTTGTCCCTCTTGCAAAAACCCCGAAACCGAAATTGTCATCACAGGCAGGTCGGGTCACGAGGACATGCATCGTGACTGCAAAGCTTGTGGTCGTCAAAACCCCATTGATATGCGCCACAAGCTTTCTGTCTTTATCATCAAGAACCcacccaagaagaaggacaagggtggcaagaagggcaagaagtCTGGTGGTATGACGGCCGAAGCCAACCTCGGTGGGCCAATGGTGTTTGAGAAGACAGAGGATGGTAGtggtgaagatgatagTTCCCCTGATGCGGGCATTGCGGGTGTCCCTACCACTGGCACCGAAATTGACGCGGTGCTTGGACGTGGCGACCCCATCCTCGGTGACCCTGATGCCGCTGAGGCAGCGTCCAAGAAGCTCGCCAAACTTGACGTTAACGGTGGcggcgatgaagaagaggacgaggatgccgATTCACCTTATGCGGCTTTGGGTTCTTGGTTGGAGAACAACAAAGAAGCCGATGACGCCTCTATCATCGCGCAGATCAAAGATCTCGGGATTGCTGGCAAGCACAAGGTTTTGGTAGAGATTGGTCAGCATCTGTTCTCGGATGACATCTGTGACGAGATCGCCGGTCGAActgcccttcttcaagct CTTGTGACGTCTGAGAAGCATCAAAAGTCTCTCTTGGGTGGTATCGAACGCCTCATCGGTCTATCCCCTTCTCTCGAGTCTCTTATTGCCGCTGGCACCACTTCCAAGATTCTCATGGTATTGTACCAAGCTGATATCATCGAGGAGGACGTTGTTCAGCAGTGGGGTACCCACGTTAGCAAAAAGTACGtggacaaggacaagagcAAGAAAGTCAGAAAGAATGCCGAAGCCTTCCTCAAG TGGCTCGAGGAGGCTGAGGACGAGTCTGACAGCGATGAGGAGTGA